In Caldisphaera lagunensis DSM 15908, a single genomic region encodes these proteins:
- the alaS gene encoding alanine--tRNA ligase, which translates to MVRLNPEDYRLEFFKENGFQRKKCKIGKEDFWTLNQEFDTCQDAPDTEYWFDKISSINGLSVREAREKFIKFFEKNGHTPIKPRPVVARWREDLYLTIASIVDFQPHVTSGLVPPPANPLVVSQPSIRLEDIDNVGLTIGRHLTTFEMAAHHAFNYPDKKIYWKDETVRYAYEFFTKELKIPGDLLVFKESWWEGGGNAGPCFEVTVGGLELATLVFMMYKVDNGNYIELPLKIVDTGYGVERMAWFTQKTPTAFKAIFGNILDEYRKILDVKEPPEKILWEAFRAAGRLEPENPESVKEFYERISKNTGFTFDEVKNYMELDARLYSLLDHSRTISLMLGDGIVPSNTGEGYLARLVIRRALKQLMFIKENVSLADLVDLQIKLWGVDFPQLIDNKSYIIDVIIDEEKKFKETLNRGIKLTSKSLKSGTISLDDLIKFYDSYGIPPEIIASEAKKRNVNVEIPINFYSIIASRHKAPSTVRKIEEKSRLPEEIVSWAKTFKQTNLLFHQNPYAKSFTAKILGTKGKYLILDSTLFYPTGGGQINDMGKVSICDKEYKVVNVEKVDNVVVHEVDKEIEDNCEDVYGEIDWERRYRLMRHHTGTHLLMGALRKVLGDHVWQAGAEKTPEKGRLDVTHYKLPSKEEIKEIERLANKVIDERRPINHLYMNRTDAENKYGFRLYQGGVPMTPTIRIIDIENWDSEACFGTHLTNTGEIGGFKITNVEKIQDGIVRFEFVAGTRVPEEMEKEENKIEELGKILGSKQGEELQRAKALMEENEELNNKIKSYRKIWEEEVENSINNAPIVKNVRITFIKLLENDISYARELLKKLTSKYDDLLIGVIIENDNKTQIEIASGKNVKVELGKLSKIISNKFNGSGGGKGSYASLIINEKINGEELLNTIKDLL; encoded by the coding sequence GTGGTAAGACTAAACCCAGAAGATTATAGACTTGAATTTTTCAAAGAAAATGGATTTCAAAGGAAAAAATGCAAAATTGGTAAAGAAGATTTTTGGACTTTAAATCAAGAATTCGATACGTGTCAAGATGCGCCAGATACAGAATATTGGTTTGATAAGATAAGCTCAATAAATGGTTTAAGCGTTAGGGAAGCAAGAGAAAAATTTATAAAATTCTTTGAGAAAAATGGCCATACACCAATAAAGCCTAGGCCTGTTGTTGCAAGGTGGAGGGAGGATTTATATTTAACTATAGCAAGTATAGTTGATTTTCAACCCCATGTTACAAGCGGCTTAGTTCCTCCTCCTGCTAATCCTTTGGTTGTAAGCCAACCTAGCATTAGGTTAGAAGATATAGACAATGTGGGATTAACTATTGGAAGGCATTTAACGACTTTTGAAATGGCTGCTCATCATGCATTTAATTATCCTGATAAAAAAATTTATTGGAAAGATGAAACTGTTAGATATGCATATGAATTCTTTACAAAGGAATTAAAGATTCCAGGAGATTTGCTTGTATTTAAAGAATCTTGGTGGGAAGGAGGAGGAAATGCTGGTCCTTGTTTTGAAGTAACCGTTGGAGGCTTAGAATTAGCAACATTGGTATTTATGATGTATAAGGTAGACAACGGCAATTATATAGAATTACCATTAAAAATTGTTGATACAGGTTACGGAGTAGAAAGGATGGCATGGTTTACGCAAAAAACTCCAACAGCATTTAAGGCAATTTTTGGAAATATATTGGATGAATATAGAAAAATCCTAGACGTTAAGGAACCCCCTGAAAAAATACTTTGGGAGGCATTTAGAGCTGCTGGTAGACTAGAGCCAGAAAATCCAGAAAGCGTTAAAGAGTTCTACGAAAGAATATCAAAAAATACTGGATTCACATTTGACGAAGTAAAGAATTATATGGAATTGGACGCCCGTTTATATAGCCTTTTAGATCATTCAAGAACTATTTCTCTTATGCTCGGTGATGGTATTGTGCCAAGCAATACTGGGGAAGGTTACTTAGCTAGGCTCGTTATAAGAAGAGCATTAAAGCAATTGATGTTTATAAAAGAAAACGTAAGCCTTGCAGATCTTGTTGATCTACAGATAAAGCTATGGGGAGTAGATTTTCCACAGCTAATTGATAACAAATCTTATATAATAGATGTAATAATAGACGAGGAGAAGAAGTTTAAAGAAACATTAAACAGAGGGATCAAATTAACATCTAAAAGCTTGAAATCAGGTACAATTAGCTTAGATGATTTAATTAAGTTCTATGATAGCTATGGAATTCCTCCAGAAATAATTGCTAGCGAAGCTAAAAAGAGAAATGTAAATGTTGAAATTCCAATTAATTTCTATTCAATAATTGCATCTAGACATAAAGCCCCATCTACTGTTAGAAAAATAGAAGAAAAAAGTAGGCTTCCAGAAGAAATTGTTTCTTGGGCAAAGACATTTAAACAAACAAACCTTCTATTTCATCAAAATCCATATGCAAAAAGCTTTACAGCAAAGATATTAGGAACAAAGGGTAAATATCTCATATTAGATTCAACCTTGTTTTATCCAACGGGGGGAGGACAAATAAATGATATGGGAAAGGTTTCTATATGCGATAAAGAATACAAAGTAGTAAATGTGGAAAAAGTTGATAATGTTGTTGTTCATGAAGTAGATAAGGAAATTGAAGATAATTGTGAAGATGTCTATGGGGAAATAGATTGGGAGAGAAGATATAGACTTATGAGACATCATACTGGAACACATTTGCTTATGGGAGCTTTAAGGAAGGTTTTAGGAGATCATGTATGGCAAGCTGGAGCAGAAAAAACTCCTGAAAAGGGTAGATTAGATGTAACTCATTATAAGTTACCCAGCAAAGAAGAGATTAAAGAAATTGAAAGGCTAGCAAACAAAGTGATCGACGAAAGAAGACCTATCAATCATTTATACATGAATAGAACTGATGCAGAAAATAAATATGGATTCAGATTATATCAAGGAGGCGTACCAATGACTCCTACAATTAGAATTATAGATATAGAAAATTGGGATTCGGAAGCATGCTTTGGAACACATTTAACAAACACAGGAGAAATAGGGGGATTTAAGATAACTAATGTTGAAAAGATCCAAGATGGTATAGTGAGGTTTGAATTTGTTGCAGGGACTAGGGTACCTGAAGAAATGGAAAAAGAGGAAAACAAAATAGAAGAATTAGGAAAAATCTTAGGATCAAAACAAGGAGAAGAATTACAAAGGGCAAAGGCTTTAATGGAAGAAAATGAAGAATTAAACAATAAAATAAAGTCTTATAGAAAAATATGGGAAGAAGAGGTTGAAAATTCTATAAATAATGCCCCAATCGTAAAAAATGTTAGAATAACATTTATCAAACTATTGGAAAATGATATAAGCTATGCAAGGGAACTTCTAAAGAAGTTAACTAGTAAATATGATGATCTTTTAATAGGTGTAATAATAGAAAATGATAATAAAACGCAAATAGAAATTGCTTCAGGGAAAAATGTAAAGGTTGAATTGGGAAAATTATCTAAGATAATATCAAATAAATTTAATGGTTCAGGTGGTGGAAAAGGATCTTACGCAAGTCTAATTATTAATGAGAAAATAAATGGAGAAGAGTTATTAAATACAATAAAAGACCTTTTATAA
- a CDS encoding 50S ribosomal protein L12, which translates to MPQEGKAYVHAALALYYAGAQLNEDNLKKVVESLGLQADDAKVKMLVASLSELKLDEVLKSAAVAVSAPVSAPVSAPAEAEKKEEKKEEKKEEENKEVDVSEGLSGLFGM; encoded by the coding sequence ATGCCCCAAGAAGGAAAAGCATATGTACATGCAGCACTTGCATTGTATTATGCAGGTGCTCAACTAAATGAGGATAACCTTAAAAAGGTAGTTGAGTCACTCGGTCTTCAAGCAGATGATGCAAAAGTAAAAATGTTAGTTGCTAGCCTATCTGAGCTAAAATTAGATGAAGTCTTAAAGAGCGCAGCAGTTGCAGTTTCAGCACCAGTATCTGCTCCAGTTTCAGCACCTGCTGAGGCTGAGAAGAAGGAAGAAAAGAAAGAGGAGAAGAAGGAAGAAGAAAATAAAGAAGTAGATGTAAGCGAAGGACTTAGCGGATTATTTGGAATGTAA
- a CDS encoding CBS domain-containing protein, which produces MSSVLSMKVSDFMKKAITTFPNVTIAEIAKIMYENRIGSVVITSPDDKVLGIFTERDLTRVVAEGVPLDKHVGDVMTKNPVLITQSEGLSKAISLMYEKNVRHLPVVDNEGKIKGIISVRDLTSILNKLTSLE; this is translated from the coding sequence ATGTCGAGCGTTTTAAGTATGAAGGTATCGGATTTTATGAAAAAAGCGATAACAACTTTTCCTAACGTCACAATAGCTGAGATAGCTAAAATTATGTATGAAAATAGAATTGGTAGTGTCGTTATTACATCCCCAGATGATAAGGTCTTAGGAATTTTTACCGAAAGAGACTTAACGAGGGTTGTTGCTGAAGGTGTTCCTCTAGATAAACATGTTGGAGATGTTATGACCAAAAACCCAGTTTTAATAACTCAATCAGAAGGATTAAGCAAAGCAATATCACTTATGTATGAAAAAAATGTAAGACATTTACCTGTTGTTGATAACGAAGGAAAAATTAAGGGAATAATTTCTGTAAGGGATCTAACAAGTATATTAAATAAATTAACATCCTTAGAATAA
- a CDS encoding 50S ribosomal protein L1 → MKLPLDNEIIKGAVEKAKMLGKQRKFKQTVELIVALKDINLKGNEGKFREVVYLPHAPSKEPNICVIASGDLLLEAKKLGLRTISREELSAMKGNKKAARNIGNSCDWILVSSDLMSLVGSILGPALGPRGKVPIAISPKSNISDVVNNYKRAVWARIRNEPQIQCKVGTEDMKNEEIIDNINAVFNTIESKIGIAKIARVYVKKTMGFPVEIALR, encoded by the coding sequence ATGAAATTGCCTTTAGACAATGAAATAATAAAGGGAGCAGTAGAGAAAGCAAAAATGCTTGGAAAGCAAAGGAAGTTTAAGCAAACAGTTGAGCTAATAGTAGCATTAAAGGATATTAATTTGAAAGGCAATGAAGGAAAGTTTAGAGAAGTTGTTTACCTGCCTCACGCCCCGTCAAAAGAACCAAATATATGTGTAATAGCATCAGGAGATTTGTTGCTAGAAGCGAAAAAGCTAGGGCTAAGGACCATTTCTAGAGAAGAGTTAAGCGCTATGAAAGGTAATAAAAAAGCTGCAAGAAATATTGGTAATAGTTGCGATTGGATACTTGTATCGTCAGACTTAATGAGTTTGGTTGGTAGTATTTTAGGTCCAGCTCTTGGTCCAAGAGGTAAAGTACCTATAGCAATTTCACCTAAATCAAATATAAGCGATGTTGTTAATAATTATAAAAGAGCTGTTTGGGCTAGGATAAGGAATGAACCTCAAATACAATGTAAAGTTGGAACTGAAGATATGAAAAATGAGGAAATCATAGATAATATAAACGCGGTATTTAATACAATAGAATCTAAAATAGGTATAGCAAAAATAGCTAGAGTATACGTAAAGAAGACTATGGGATTTCCTGTTGAGATAGCCTTAAGGTGA
- a CDS encoding 50S ribosomal protein L10 has translation MSVIVQKKGRKEPPENKRKELEMLIELMKSKKYVIFADLESMPTKQLQLIKKELRNEAIFRVSKKRLVLMALERLGLNKEKIEPYLKKGVLVILTDTNPFKVSMMLDKLKMPAPAKAGAQSPKEIVVPEGDTNIRPGPMVSVFGKLKIPYEVRKGTIYIKSDTVVAKKGDVISQELASLLQQLGIQPFEIGLNLIIAWDKSTIIPSDVLHVDLEAIKSDVITAEKEAIGLAVEAAYLDVPDAVNSILLTAEREANALIQEAGLALDKETAELSVKKAYVEEEAISSSLGDKAKELGIEITKPVVQQQEKKKEEKKEEKKEEENKEVDVSEGLSGLFGM, from the coding sequence ATGTCAGTTATAGTTCAGAAAAAGGGGAGGAAAGAACCGCCTGAAAATAAAAGAAAAGAGCTCGAGATGTTAATTGAATTAATGAAAAGCAAAAAGTATGTAATTTTCGCCGATTTAGAATCTATGCCAACAAAGCAACTTCAGTTAATTAAGAAAGAATTAAGAAATGAAGCGATATTTAGGGTATCAAAGAAAAGATTAGTTTTAATGGCATTAGAGAGACTAGGATTAAATAAAGAAAAAATAGAACCCTATTTAAAGAAGGGAGTTTTAGTTATATTAACTGATACAAATCCATTTAAAGTATCAATGATGCTGGATAAACTAAAAATGCCTGCACCAGCTAAAGCAGGGGCACAATCACCAAAAGAAATAGTAGTTCCAGAAGGAGACACCAATATTAGACCTGGTCCAATGGTAAGTGTATTCGGTAAGCTAAAGATACCTTATGAAGTTAGAAAGGGAACTATTTATATAAAAAGTGATACTGTTGTTGCTAAAAAAGGAGACGTTATTTCTCAAGAATTGGCAAGCCTTTTACAACAATTAGGTATACAACCATTTGAGATAGGACTTAATTTAATAATTGCATGGGATAAGAGTACTATAATACCCAGCGATGTATTGCATGTAGATCTAGAAGCAATAAAGTCTGATGTAATTACTGCAGAAAAAGAAGCAATAGGATTAGCAGTAGAAGCAGCATATCTAGACGTGCCAGATGCAGTAAACTCAATATTGCTAACAGCAGAAAGAGAAGCAAATGCATTAATTCAAGAAGCAGGTCTTGCCTTAGATAAGGAAACAGCAGAATTAAGCGTAAAGAAAGCATATGTTGAAGAAGAAGCTATATCATCATCTTTGGGAGATAAAGCTAAGGAATTAGGCATTGAAATAACAAAACCAGTAGTACAGCAGCAAGAAAAGAAGAAGGAAGAAAAGAAAGAGGAGAAGAAGGAAGAAGAAAATAAAGAAGTAGATGTAAGCGAAGGACTTAGCGGATTATTTGGAATGTAA
- a CDS encoding GntR family transcriptional regulator, which translates to MSENEDKQSKYSDIVYDLLKKDILNRRFEPKDKLSETALSKLYNVSRTPVREALHKLEKEGLVVKLSDGYHVSFLTKEQILKLFEVRSILEGLAAEKAAMNRDPELLKKLRDAAEEFKKINKNDPLAAAHANANFHDIIADLSGNEYLRDILKDIRNKLAIVRIDLFASTSRIDQEIEEHWKIYQAIEKGDPQEARKAALEHQNNLIEFIKSKKMIGGLLI; encoded by the coding sequence ATGTCAGAAAACGAAGATAAGCAATCAAAGTATTCAGATATCGTTTATGATTTATTGAAGAAAGATATATTAAATAGGAGATTCGAGCCTAAAGATAAGTTAAGTGAAACAGCTTTATCAAAGTTATATAATGTTAGTAGGACACCTGTTAGAGAGGCTTTACATAAATTAGAAAAAGAAGGTTTGGTTGTTAAGTTATCAGATGGTTATCATGTAAGTTTTTTGACCAAAGAACAGATTCTAAAATTATTTGAAGTTAGATCAATATTGGAAGGATTAGCAGCTGAAAAAGCAGCTATGAATAGGGATCCAGAGCTATTAAAGAAATTAAGAGATGCAGCAGAAGAATTTAAAAAGATAAATAAAAATGATCCATTAGCAGCTGCTCATGCTAATGCTAATTTTCATGATATTATAGCTGATCTTAGTGGAAACGAATATTTAAGAGATATATTGAAGGATATAAGAAATAAATTAGCAATAGTTAGAATAGATTTGTTTGCCTCTACAAGCAGGATTGATCAAGAGATAGAAGAACATTGGAAAATTTATCAAGCCATAGAAAAAGGTGATCCTCAAGAAGCGAGAAAGGCCGCATTAGAACATCAAAACAATTTAATAGAGTTTATTAAATCCAAAAAAATGATTGGAGGCCTATTAATATAA
- the trxB gene encoding thioredoxin-disulfide reductase, with the protein MSLRLGTKISRPPKGELYDVLIVGGGPAGFSAAVYASRFLLKSAVVSEDIGGQLNLTDVVDDYPGTLSIKASELVSRFRDHAEKLFKVPVYEFISVKKFDKVDDEFHITGSNGLDVYSKTIILAVGSKRRKLNVPGEDTFTGKGVSYCSICDAPLYKGKDSVVVVGGGDAALEGALLLSGYVKKVYLVHRRDQFRAKPFYVNQVLNKKNIEILYNSVVKEIKGDNFVKSAVVLNKENNNEREINIDGIFIEIGFEPPKDWYQSLGLETDEAGYIKVDDWMRTNIEGVFAAGDATSKWKGFRQIVTAAASGSIAAYSAYTYLTEKSSKR; encoded by the coding sequence TTGTCGCTAAGATTAGGCACTAAGATATCAAGACCACCTAAAGGCGAGCTTTATGATGTATTAATAGTAGGCGGAGGACCAGCAGGATTTTCAGCAGCAGTTTATGCATCTAGATTTTTACTCAAATCAGCAGTAGTTTCAGAAGATATTGGAGGTCAATTAAATTTAACTGATGTTGTAGACGATTATCCAGGAACACTATCTATTAAAGCATCAGAACTTGTATCTAGATTCAGAGATCATGCTGAGAAATTATTCAAGGTACCTGTATATGAATTCATTAGCGTTAAGAAATTTGATAAAGTAGACGATGAATTTCATATAACTGGTAGTAATGGTCTTGATGTATATTCAAAGACAATAATTTTGGCAGTTGGATCGAAAAGAAGAAAATTAAACGTGCCTGGAGAAGATACCTTTACAGGCAAGGGAGTAAGCTATTGTAGTATATGCGATGCTCCTTTATATAAAGGTAAGGATAGCGTTGTCGTAGTTGGAGGAGGAGATGCAGCTTTAGAAGGTGCACTTTTATTAAGTGGCTATGTGAAGAAAGTTTATTTGGTCCATAGAAGAGATCAGTTTAGGGCTAAGCCATTTTATGTAAATCAAGTACTAAACAAGAAAAATATTGAAATTTTATATAATAGTGTTGTTAAGGAAATAAAAGGAGATAATTTTGTAAAAAGTGCAGTAGTATTAAACAAAGAAAATAATAATGAAAGAGAAATAAATATAGATGGAATTTTCATCGAAATAGGATTTGAGCCTCCAAAGGATTGGTATCAATCTTTAGGCCTTGAAACAGATGAAGCAGGTTATATTAAAGTAGATGATTGGATGAGAACTAATATAGAAGGAGTATTTGCTGCAGGGGATGCAACAAGTAAGTGGAAAGGTTTTAGACAAATTGTAACAGCTGCTGCATCTGGATCTATAGCCGCTTATAGTGCATATACTTATTTGACTGAAAAATCCTCTAAGAGGTGA
- the twy1 gene encoding 4-demethylwyosine synthase TYW1, producing the protein MEKVKMQDTYEALNEILKKQGYHLIGNHSSVKKCYWNHKAITENRFCYKSKFYGIESHRCIQLSVSNHWCWNACTHCWRLRPQDVGLEWNETNMPYNDDPKFIVDNAIKEYRRIMSGYKGRPGTDIKMYEEAMNPKHVAISLTGEATLYPRLGELIKEFHSRGISTFLVTRGIRPDILANLEEEPSQIYISLEAWDKDSYNLFNKPLVPRGWELTMETLEMLPSFSSTTVYRITVVKGFNDSEEAINGFAKLIKLGMPNYVEVKAYMFVGASKGRLTRDNMPNYEEVKEVAQKLSKACGYPIVSESKPSRVVLLSNMDKPIRYGNGMPMGWNSIEEESPGEYEEDEP; encoded by the coding sequence ATGGAAAAAGTAAAAATGCAGGATACATATGAAGCATTAAATGAGATACTTAAAAAACAAGGTTATCATTTAATTGGAAACCATAGTTCTGTTAAGAAGTGTTATTGGAATCATAAAGCTATTACAGAAAATAGATTTTGCTATAAATCGAAGTTTTACGGTATAGAAAGTCATAGATGTATTCAATTAAGCGTTTCAAATCATTGGTGTTGGAATGCATGTACTCATTGTTGGAGACTAAGACCACAAGATGTAGGTTTGGAATGGAATGAAACGAACATGCCTTATAACGATGATCCTAAGTTTATTGTAGATAACGCAATAAAAGAGTATAGAAGAATTATGAGCGGATATAAAGGAAGACCAGGGACTGATATAAAGATGTATGAAGAAGCTATGAATCCAAAGCATGTTGCTATAAGCTTAACGGGTGAAGCAACTTTATATCCAAGGCTTGGAGAATTAATAAAAGAATTTCATAGTAGAGGTATATCAACTTTTCTTGTAACAAGAGGTATAAGACCAGATATATTGGCTAATTTAGAAGAAGAACCTTCTCAAATATATATAAGTTTAGAAGCATGGGATAAGGATTCCTATAATTTGTTTAATAAACCATTAGTTCCCAGGGGCTGGGAGCTAACTATGGAAACACTAGAAATGCTACCAAGTTTCTCATCAACAACAGTTTATAGAATTACAGTTGTTAAGGGATTTAATGATAGTGAAGAAGCTATTAATGGATTTGCAAAGTTAATTAAATTAGGAATGCCCAATTATGTAGAAGTAAAGGCCTATATGTTTGTTGGAGCAAGTAAGGGAAGACTCACAAGAGATAATATGCCCAACTATGAGGAAGTAAAAGAAGTTGCACAAAAGTTAAGTAAAGCATGTGGATATCCCATTGTTAGCGAGAGTAAGCCAAGTAGAGTTGTATTATTAAGCAATATGGATAAACCAATAAGATATGGAAATGGAATGCCCATGGGATGGAATAGTATAGAAGAAGAAAGTCCTGGAGAATATGA